The Glycine soja cultivar W05 chromosome 4, ASM419377v2, whole genome shotgun sequence genomic sequence TTCCATTAATCCTTATGAACAAGTAGGCAAGTATAGGACTATAGTTCTTCTATGAAATATAAATCAAGCTAATACTgccataaaattataatcaaaaGATGAGTTGCAGACACTTATGGCCAGTACAAACAAGCTCTTGATAGCAAGACAAAAGAATACTTACATCGTCTTGATCAATTTCCTTGACAATTTCATCGATATGGACATCATCCAAACCGAACTCCTTACAAGCCTGTTGTATCTCATCAATGGTTATATAACCACTTCCATCTTTATCAAAATAGGAGAAAGCTGACACCAAATTTTCCTCTCTCTCCAGCTTATTTAAGTGAACCGTAGCAGCAATGAATTCACCATAGTCTATTGTCCCACTATTATCAATATCTGCCTGTAACATGCAAGATTATAAATCTTGTTCAATAGTTTAAAAATTGAAGGCAAAGCAGTACAAATAACGAAAATGGATTAATCCTGAAACATAAACAAATTATCTTACAGCATCCATAAGATCCTTGATTTCAGACTCCATTAGTTCAGATCCTACTCGCTTTAAGCCTTCTTTTAGCTCATCAAATGTTATAGTACCACTGTTATCTGCATCAATCATCCGGAATAATTCCTTCAGACCACCAATTTCTTCCTCAGAGAGCCTCTCTGCAATAACCTAGGAGTAGAGTATACAAAATTGTAAATGTCGCAATATTAGGATTTGGCAAGCATAAGACTATGAAGTGGATCACTTTCAACTTCCCAGTCAAGATGAGAGGTTCTGGTAGAGTTTCAAAAACAAACAACGATAAGGTTAAGCTGAAGAACCTGAAAAATTCTAATACTCACAAGCAAAGAACCGTAATTATGGAGAAGTTCAGGCCAAGATCGTGAAGAAAGTGACTTTACTTTCTTTTTGCCAACTTATGTCAATTCAATTGAAGCTTATAATAGAAATTAGCATCAACAAAAGACaaatcagaaaaaataaaaaaaagtggacATGAAGAAACAGTTTTAGATAATAATCATGTTAATGatatttactataaaaaaaataattcttcaaACTTTTCAATGTTCCCAGGGAGATAAATGTGTAAAAACTTTGCGTCCAGTGAACAACCTGAGTTGCCCAAGTGCAATTAGAGTccattttatatgaaaaacataAACACAGTGAGTATCACATTTCTTTATCTTCAGGGTGGGGTAGAATAGTGATCCTTTATGGGAATCTAATGCCTTCCAATCCTGCAGGCGTAAAAAATGCTCATATACCAGACAAGATATTGGCTACAGCCAAGTAAGAAAAGCAGGCCTCGCacataaaactttaaaaaaattatgaagctCTGGCATCATTattgttgaaagaaagaaaattcctgcCATGCATTGTATTAACTTCTAAAATCAAGAAATCATTTTATGAATGTACATGAAATTTGTAAAGTCCTTCCTGTTGATCAGGAAGCAACAGTTTGCTATCAGTCTATCCTAAATTCCATGATAAAATGCATATAATTACCTTTTCATTCTAAAAGAAGACAAAACAGGGTATTCATAAGAAATTAAATAGTTCTTTCATGGTCAGCACACGAAAATCATTATTAAGCCTAAGTAAAAAGGTTTACAGAAGCCTTACTCGCAAAGCCATCTTTTTAAGTTTATTCATTGCAGAGAACTGCTTCAGGCGTGATAAAACAGCAGAATCAAGAGGTTTATCTGGTGCAATGTTGTCATCAACAATCCAAGGGTGACCTGACACATAAAACCACATAAGTGCCATAGCTTTGTACCCTTTCCACTAATTGTGCAAATATTCATACAAATCATGATAGTTGCTTGCTCAATATGAAAGTTAAGTAGACTCACAGAGTACTTGGTGAGCTGTAACCCTTGTTTTTGGATTCCGATCAAGCATTTTTCGAATTAGATCTTTGGCACTGTCTGAAATGCTAGGCCATGGCTCAGACTGGAAATCTAGTCTTCCTAGCAAAATCTGTCGGAAAATCCCCTGCTCTGTTTCTGGAGATGACAAAAATTTGCAGAAAAGTATTAGCAATGATGAAGAATgcacatgaaaaaaataattatatgctTACATctacaattaataatttaaagtatAAGTGACATATAACTACCAGCCCAAAATGGTGGCACCCCACTTAATAAGATGTACAAAATAACACCAGCACTCCACACGTCTGCTTCAGGACCATAATGCTTACGCAAGACCTCTGGTGCAACATAGTACGGGCTTCCAACAACGTCACAAAAGGTTTCACCTGAGAAGCATATCACAGTATTAAGAATACATGGTAACATGGCATGGAAGGATTTCCAGTTGATCTGGTAGTGACTGAAATGAAGGACAACGGAAAATTCAAACTGTAACCAGAAGACTAGATTGCATAGTTTCAGATTTAATTTTGACCATTCATAATTTACAATCACTGGGACAAAAAGGTTTGCAtttgaaaaatacttaaatGTAGTAGTatggacaaaaaaaaactactaaaatATAGATATAAAGGTTCCACAATTAACCCAAAGGCACACATATAGTCattcttctaataaaaaattgaatttttagaaCAAAGTAGGTAGGTCTCTGCATTATCCACACTTCAAGCCCAAAGGAGCAAAGGGTTTCTTCCATGAGGGGGCATGTTagagatataatataaaatcataaatcattcaTATGACTTCACCTAATAGCTTAAGCTTTTGGGATTGTTGGTTCATGACATAGGCATATAGCATATTTCCTTTATTGCTTCATCTCCATCGAACccagtaaaaacaaaaaaaatcaacccCCTCGTCCTTAAAAATGACCACAGAAAGCCAGGGTCTATTAACCATTTAATTGAAAGCACAAAGAAGTGTGGAAAGAAGAATTAAACCATCAAACACAGAACAATAAGGAATGAATACAATCTGACATTTTTAAGtttcatcttaaaaccaattaGCATTAAGTGAGATTCCTGTCCAATAGATATATAAGCTGCAACCCAGTAATTGGAGAAATTATTACATAGTCTCGGTCAATTTGtatgtgatttttaaaaaaaaaaaaaaaataaaggagcgACTATGCGTATGTGTGTCATGTAAAAAATTTGTTGGGACCATTGTTCCAGAGCATGTAAACGATGTGGGACTACCCAAAACTTGCCCTGAAACTTGAAAAACAATCCATAAGTACATACATCCATCCATCTTTCAAAAACTGATCACATTCACAAACGAATAACACAAGCAACCACAATCTAACAAGTCCCCATAACCCATTCATTAAGGACCAAATCACAATATCAAGAATCAAGGAGATATAAGATTGACCCAGTGGTTGGGGAAGGAACCAGATCCAAAGAGAGAGCAACCTAACCTGGCTTATAAAACACGGAGAGGCCAAAATCGGTGGTTTTGAGCTTAGCATCCTCCTCGACAGTATCAAACAGAAAGTTCTCAGGCTTGAGGTCCCTATGCATCACACCAAGCGAGTGACAGGCCTCCACAACCTCAACAATGGTCTTGATGAGCTTGGCGGCCTGTCGCTCGCTGTAGTGTCCCTTCCGCACAATCCTGTCGAAGAGCTCGCCGCCCTCGCAGAGCTCCATGACGAGGTGGACGGAGGCGGCGTCCTCGTAGGTGCCGTGGATGCGCACCACGTTGGGCTGCTCGGAGAGGTGGTGCATTATCTGAATCTCCCTCCACACGTCGTCGTAGTCCTCCTTGCAGAGCAGCTTCCGCTTCGGGATTGACTTGCAGGCGTAGGTGCGCCCCGTGCCCTTGTGCGTGCAGAGGAACGTGGTTCCGAATTGACCCTGCCCTAGTTTTCGGGACAGAGTGTAGACCTCGCGCAGATTCTCGGTTCGGTACGGGAGGACCCACGCGGGCTTCGGTGCGACCGCGGGGGTGCCGCTGTGAGGCTTCGCCATtgattgtgtttgtgtttgtcacAGAGAGACAGAgtcagtgtgtgtgtgtgtgttttgcaattgggagaagaaaaagaaacagagGAAGACtcggtaaaaataaataaataaataaataatttctgaCTTTAAAGTCTTCGGAGTTATTACACTGCACTCACGTTACTTGCCTTTTTTATACTAGTATTGCTTACTTACTTACGACGactttaaaatcttttttttttttttcttgcctctctctctctctgtctccaCTTTAATCGGGTTACATAGATTTTTGTCTTTCATCGGTGTTTTTAGGTTTTTGTTTggcttttaaatttctttttaaaaatcattttggtCTTTTTTTGAACTACATTaatcttttcattttaattcgCGTGATACTTTTTACAATTTGTAGCAAAGATTGATTTGGCGACATTTGAGGAATTGTAAAAACTTACTCCATTTCATGTGAAATAAATAATCCTCTTTCGATTATTAATTGAGATCATTTCCTGGTGAGAAATATGAATTTTCTCTCTAATGTACttctttaaacttatttttttattagttgaaatttattaaaaatatcaattttgatagattttatattgtatttaatgattatctctcttaattttaaagtttttaataaattttaccaaaaaaatgtgTTTCTAACATTCATGATTaatgatatttaataaattataaaataatattgtattaaaatgtaattaattttttacaatgACGTTTTGCTGACTATATCAGTACCAAATAATGTAGTAAATTAACGGAAAGATTGATTTGGTGAAacgaaaaaagtttaaataattaaattgaaattttaaatgtaaataaaaattactgaaATTCTATTTAGTGGCTTTAATTTCTGTGGGCATGTTGAAAATGGGAATGGGGGTTATTAATAATTGAATGTTTCGAAATCATAAATAgtgttgttattattaataatggAATGGGGGTTATTTATTTCACATTAAATGGAGTAACTTTTTGTTCGATTTAGTAATGATGCGGTACTATGTAATTTGACGTTTTAGTGTTAAATGGAAGTTTTGTATTAATGGTGAATTAGAAGTTTGGTATACTTGAATTTTGTATGTTTTCTTTCTTAGAGttatttagcttttttttttttggctaatTGTTGAGTATGATTGAGTGAattattatttactaaaaaaaaatggcGAGTAAACTTTTACGGAGTATATATTTAACGTAGCGTATCAaaacaattcaaaaaaaaaagtctttctTTTAGCCTTCATTGAGAGTTCCCATACACTAAAAAAATTTGCATTGTTAAGAAATTAAGACCAAGGTTTTTCTTCAACTCATCAAGACactttttaataacaataaaaccCTGAAGGAGTTACTAAATATAAAATAGGCAATATCTGAATGACTTTATCAATACTAGCATACTTTAAATCTCGATAAATATTAATGTCTTAGTATAAGTATAAAttatagattaaaataattatgtattgatagtataaaaagttttataaaattattttataataatttatcgtttgttgattttgaaataattatttcaaaataattctGACGTGTGATTAACGAAAATGTAACATTATTTTAGGATGTGAGTCATACACATTAAACtctaaattattataatcaaaCATTATAGGAATCATTATTAGGAGTGTGAATAGGTTGAGACAAAATAAACTTTACATAAATAGGTATaatctattataaaaaaattaaggtatgATCTAATCTATTAGTCTATCAGAGTTTTTTTTTAGGTCTCATATGGACTATTAGTCTATCAAAAAGCTTTTTtatctcaaatattttttatttatgatataagattattaatttattaagatattaaatataaaaatataatacatatatattatttaatataactaaATAAACATGTTGATCTATTGGGCTTTGGTTTTTTTATAAGTTCAAATCTAACTTATTTAactaataagttttttaaaaaacacaagtcaatcatttttattaaacaaGCTAAGatcatatgtttttgttttgatcCAACCTTCCATTCCTACTTAGTATCAAACTTCTTATATCATGAGacaaaattatatgtttaaCCATATTAATCTTCAACGCTGCATTTGATAAGTGAGATTCTAGGCCaaaccaaattttaaaatattaatttataatgtgtTATAATAAACATACGAAGACATGTATTTTTCATTAACTAAATaccattaaaaattacaataacctatagtaataaaaaaaaaatgcattttggtCTATAcaatttttgataattttatcatttaactaATTCTAAAAACCACCTTACAATCACaacaattatcataaaaaaataacttctcaATATATCACAGTTAATTACAACTAAAATAAGGCCTggagtgcatttttttttctcttttcaactAGTACCAGTATTTATGATGTTTTTAATGATGATATAACCCGCTTTTTCTTGCGTAGGGTATGTCGACTAATTGTATGTGTTttgttatatactttttttttctatttttctgaatttcttcttatttaacaAGTAAGAAATTGATACTATTAAGATGCATGCAGTTAAGTAATAAAATAGGAATacttttcaaaagttttttttttacgttagtgacacacaaattcaaattacacatactaataaatattaaaatgtttaacgtcttaaaagatgaaaagtGGTTTCATgggagaattttaaaaaaaatgtacaaaagataaatagattttaaaaagtTGAGAAAAAGAATCCTCCAAACAAATGACAAGCTGACTTTATTTCTCTGGTAATGTGTTATGTGTAAGATCACACCGAAAGAAGGAAATGTCATGCAAGTGGTCACATGTGTGGCTGAAAGGACGAAAGTCTGAGTTAGAAGTCGGtgcattttaaattatttattgccttttaaaaattacttaatgaAATTTTCGTCcctgaaaaaattatattttttaacacgtCTTTTGTAAAAGTAGTgctatcaaataattttactaatcttctattagttatttttaaagtaaattttgttttctattttgtcCTGGTTTTCTTTTGCAGACTATTTTGTCTTTGTTAAACACCACAAATCTCTTATTTTACTCCATTTAAACATtacaatgtatttattttttattttatctaaaatggAAACTAAAGTCAAATTAGAGAACACACTCCTAGTTCCCTTTATGTCAATTATAATAACtagttatttttgaattttgactaGGAGCCTATAATGTTAATTCTACATATACAGGTTTAGATATAAGataagaattattttatatattttttta encodes the following:
- the LOC114410016 gene encoding calcium-dependent protein kinase SK5-like gives rise to the protein MAKPHSGTPAVAPKPAWVLPYRTENLREVYTLSRKLGQGQFGTTFLCTHKGTGRTYACKSIPKRKLLCKEDYDDVWREIQIMHHLSEQPNVVRIHGTYEDAASVHLVMELCEGGELFDRIVRKGHYSERQAAKLIKTIVEVVEACHSLGVMHRDLKPENFLFDTVEEDAKLKTTDFGLSVFYKPGETFCDVVGSPYYVAPEVLRKHYGPEADVWSAGVILYILLSGVPPFWAETEQGIFRQILLGRLDFQSEPWPSISDSAKDLIRKMLDRNPKTRVTAHQVLCHPWIVDDNIAPDKPLDSAVLSRLKQFSAMNKLKKMALRVIAERLSEEEIGGLKELFRMIDADNSGTITFDELKEGLKRVGSELMESEIKDLMDAADIDNSGTIDYGEFIAATVHLNKLEREENLVSAFSYFDKDGSGYITIDEIQQACKEFGLDDVHIDEIVKEIDQDDDGQIDYGEFAAMMRKGNGGIGRRTMRSTLNFRDTLGIKGHGSD